The region CTCACTGTGTGATTTTTCAAGAATGTTCAATTGTTAGCAACTCGCGAGCATGAGCAACACTTAGTTTTGTGATCTCATTACCTGCTAGCATTCTAGCTATTTCTTGTACTCGTCCCTCATCATTTAATACCGTTAAAGTGGTTGTCGTCCGATCATTTTTGACTTCTTTTGCAACATGCAGTTGCTGATCTGCTTTTGCAGCAACCTGCGGTAAGTGTGTAATACACAAGACTTGCGAATGATTTGCAATTTCGTGTATTTTATCTGCAATTGCCTGAGCAACCCTTCCACTTACACCCGTGTCAACCTCATCAAAAATAATACTTGTCACACCATCATTTTGGGCAAAGATCGTTTTTAAGGCCAACATGATCCTTGATAATTCACCACCAGATGCAATTTTTACTAAAGGCCGTAGTTGTTCCCCTGGATTAGGCTGAATAAAAAATTCAACATCGTCTAGGCCACTCAACTCTGGACTCTTTCTTTCAGTAAATTGAACTTTAAAAATTGTATTATTCATATAAAGTTCGTTTAATTGTTCCTGCACTCTTTTTTCTAAGCTAAGAGCACTTTTTTTCCTGATTTTTGATAGCCTAATTCCCAATTTTTGCGTTTTTGCTTCTAATTCTTCAACTTGTTGACTAAGTTCATTGGCGCTGTCGCCCGTTCCAATCATTGAGTCTAGTTCCGTCTTGATTTTTTCAAAATATTCCAGTACTTCGTTTATAGAGTCTCCATACTTTCGCTTCAATTGGTGAATTAACTCTAATCTTTGTTCTACCTGGTCTAGTTCACCATTATTCCATTCAAGTCCATCGATTGCATCGCGCACAGAACTCGCAACATCCTCTAGAGAATAATATGCGTTTGATGCTTCCTCAGCCATCTTTTGATATTCAGTGCCATATTCAGCAATACTTTCAAGATCGTTCATAATGCCGCCAACTAAATCAGTAGCCGCCCCACCATCATCATTCTCAAGAGCCTGCATACTAGAGGAAAGTGCCGCAGATATTGCTTGAAAATTATTTAATTGGTCTCGCTTGAGGATCAACTCTTCCTCCTCACCACTTTTTAGATTGGCAGTGCTAATTTCGTCAATTTGGAAACGTAACATGTCAACTCTCTGATTCCACTCTTGCTCATTAGCCAACTGCTTTTTTAAGCTTTGTTTTACCGTTTGAAGTCTTGAAAAAATTGTTTGATATTCTTTCAAGACAGTTTTTATTTGTCCATCATCATATTGATCTAAGGTATCCAAGTGCTTCTCTCTATCCATTAGCTCTTGGTGCTCATTCTGACCATGAATATCAATTAAAGTATCGCCAATTAAACGTAAGCTCTGTAAATTAACAATAGTTCCATTTATTCTGCAAACATTTCGTCCATTGTTATGAATTTCCCGAGTAATAATTAATTCATCATCAGGTTCAACTCCAACCTCATCCAAAGCTTTTTCCGTATTTTTAGATGTATTTGCATCAAAAACGCCCTGTAATACAGCTTTGGTTGCACCGGTTCGAATAAAGTCACTTGACCCGCGTCCGCCAGCCAATAACCCTACTGCATCGATTATAATTGATTTACCAGCTCCAGTTTCTCCGGTTAAGGCTGTCATTCCTTTGGAAAAATCGACATCTAATTTTTCTATTATCGCAAAATCTTTAATTGAAATTTCTCGTAACATTTTAAACTCCTATTAATCTATCTGTACGAAATCATATCAGTAATTCTCTGCCTTAAACTACTTGCACGATCAGCATCATTGCAAATCACCAATACACCATTATCATCATTTAGAATGCCAAAAACAAAATTATAATTTATTTGCTTAAATGCTGCAGAAATACTAGGCCCATACCCTGGTCTCAATTCGATAAAGATCAACTTATCCTGTAACCTAATAGCTACCATAGCACGTTTTAAAAGATCAAACACCCGTTGTTCTAACTGTGATACATTGTCCTCAGGAACAGCATAGATATTTTTTCCATCACCATTAGGCACTTTTATCAATTGTAATTCACGAATATCACGAGAGATTGTCGCCTGAGTAACCTCAATTCCTGCTTGCTTAAGTGCCTTAACTAAATACTCTTGTTTTTCAATATTCTGTTCTTTAATGATATTTTTAATTATTTCATGTCGTTTGCTTTTTTGCATAATTACTCCGTTGCATTTAATTCCGCATATGCTCTATCTACCGTATTTAAGATATCCACACTAGAGTTAATCGTACCCCTTGCTCCTGGGACACTTTTTAACAAAATCAGGAATTCAATATTACCCTCTCCACCCTTTATTGGAGAAAAATCCAGTTGTTCGACATTAAAGCCTTCTTGAG is a window of Pediococcus claussenii ATCC BAA-344 DNA encoding:
- the recN gene encoding DNA repair protein RecN, translated to MLREISIKDFAIIEKLDVDFSKGMTALTGETGAGKSIIIDAVGLLAGGRGSSDFIRTGATKAVLQGVFDANTSKNTEKALDEVGVEPDDELIITREIHNNGRNVCRINGTIVNLQSLRLIGDTLIDIHGQNEHQELMDREKHLDTLDQYDDGQIKTVLKEYQTIFSRLQTVKQSLKKQLANEQEWNQRVDMLRFQIDEISTANLKSGEEEELILKRDQLNNFQAISAALSSSMQALENDDGGAATDLVGGIMNDLESIAEYGTEYQKMAEEASNAYYSLEDVASSVRDAIDGLEWNNGELDQVEQRLELIHQLKRKYGDSINEVLEYFEKIKTELDSMIGTGDSANELSQQVEELEAKTQKLGIRLSKIRKKSALSLEKRVQEQLNELYMNNTIFKVQFTERKSPELSGLDDVEFFIQPNPGEQLRPLVKIASGGELSRIMLALKTIFAQNDGVTSIIFDEVDTGVSGRVAQAIADKIHEIANHSQVLCITHLPQVAAKADQQLHVAKEVKNDRTTTTLTVLNDEGRVQEIARMLAGNEITKLSVAHARELLTIEHS
- a CDS encoding arginine repressor, whose amino-acid sequence is MQKSKRHEIIKNIIKEQNIEKQEYLVKALKQAGIEVTQATISRDIRELQLIKVPNGDGKNIYAVPEDNVSQLEQRVFDLLKRAMVAIRLQDKLIFIELRPGYGPSISAAFKQINYNFVFGILNDDNGVLVICNDADRASSLRQRITDMISYR